From one Octopus bimaculoides isolate UCB-OBI-ISO-001 chromosome 1, ASM119413v2, whole genome shotgun sequence genomic stretch:
- the LOC106878215 gene encoding tubulin alpha-1 chain — protein sequence MRECISVHVGQAGVQMGNACWELYCLEHGIQPDGQMPSDKSIGGGDDSFNTFFSETGAGKHVPRAVLVDLEPTVVDEVRTGTYRQLFHPEQLITGKEDAANNYARGHYTIGKEIVDLVLDRIRKLADQCSGLQGFLIFHSFGGGTGSGFTSLLMERLSVDYGKKSKLEFSIYPAPQIATAVVEPYNSILTTHTTLEHSDCAFMVDNEAIYDICRRNLDIERPTYTNLNRLVAQVVSSITASLRFDGALNVDLTEFQTNLVPYPRIHFPLVTYSPIISAEKAYHEQLTVAEITTACFEPSNQMVKCDPRHGKYMACCMLYRGDAVPKDVNAAIATIKTKRTIRFVDWCPTGFKVGINYQPPTVVPGGDLAKVHRAVCMLSNTTAIAEAWARLDHKFDLMYAKRAFVHWYVGEGMEEGEFSEAREDLAALEKDYEEVGVDSGDMGGEEGEEEEEF from the exons ATG CGTGAATGCATCAGTGTTCATGTGGGCCAGGCAGGTGTACAGATGGGTAATGCCTGCTGGGAACTGTACTGCTTAGAACATGGTATCCAACCCGACGGACAGATGCCATCTGACAAGAGTATTGGTGGCGGAGATGATTCGTTCAATACGTTCTTCAGTGAAACGGGAGCTGGAAAGCATGTCCCCAGGGCCGTGCTTGTAGATCTTGAACCTACTGTAGTTG atgaaGTTCGTACTGGTACATACAGACAATTGTTTCATCCAGAGCAGCTTATTACCGGCAAAGAAGATGCTGCCAATAATTATGCCAGAGGCCATTATACAATTGGGAAAGAAATTGTGGACTTGGTTTTGGATAGAATTCGTAAGCTAGCTGATCAATGTAGTGGTCTTCAAGGTTTTCTAATCTTCCACAGTTTCGGGGGTGGTACTGGTAGTGGTTTCACCTCACTTCTGATGGAACGACTAAGTGTAGACTATGGTAAGAAGTCAAAACTAGAGTTTTCCATCTATCCTGCTCCGCAGATTGCGACTGCTGTTGTTGAACCTTACAATTCTATCCTTACTACTCACACAACGTTGGAACACTCTGACTGCGCTTTTATGGTGGATAATGAAGCCATATATGACATATGTCGACGTAATTTAGATATTGAACGTCCCACTTACACCAACCTGAATAGATTAGTTGCTCAGGTTGTCAGTTCTATCACAGCATCTCTACGTTTTGACGGGGCTTTAAATGTTGATCTGACTGAATTCCAAACTAATTTAGTGCCATATCCAAGAATTCACTTTCCCCTAGTTACATATTCCCCTATCATATCAGCTGAGAAAGCCTATCATGAACAACTGACAGTTGCAGAGATCACTACAGCTTGTTTTGAACCGTCTAACCAAATGGTAAAATGTGATCCTCGTCATGGTAAATATATGGCTTGCTGCATGCTCTACCGTGGAGATGCTGTGCCTAAAGATGTGAATGCAGCCATAGCTACAATCAAAACCAAAAGGACTATTAGGTTTGTTGACTGGTGTCCAACAGGATTTAAAGTTGGCATTAATTACCAGCCCCCAACTGTTGTTCCTGGAGGTGATTTGGCTAAAGTTCATAGAGCTGTGTGCATGTTAAGTAATACAACAGCTATTGCTGAGGCCTGGGCACGGCTTGACCATAAGTTTGATCTCATGTACGCTAAGAGAGCTTTTGTTCATTGGTATGTAGGTGAAGGTATGGAAGAAGGTGAATTTTCAGAAGCTAGAGAAGATCTTGCAGCTTTGGAAAAAGATTATGAAGAGGTTGGAGTTGACTCAGGAGACATGGGAggtgaagaaggagaagaggaagaagagttCTAA